One window of Dysidea avara chromosome 11, odDysAvar1.4, whole genome shotgun sequence genomic DNA carries:
- the LOC136238521 gene encoding protein SHQ1 homolog isoform X2 has protein sequence MLTPSFDTEQNDEFVIITIRCPYIKISDVDFHISGNEFKFHCNPYFLRLNLPGEVVENCHAKASYDVNTGSIVVHLPKKSSGEFFEGLGLLTKLLSSKGATCSSSVDTKKTSSTDVSKLNYKPLIEVLDASSSGDSKGACVCVDDEDDEFDWSIEQTLPEEDTTVSSLLNNKVHYGFANQYSGVLSKLQQEMPSIVDVPSDQLEVHERRIARITHEESSFSEDHYIADYMENEQIKMTLKYKPEWVTQLKQWKEQNDLIHNHTEPDNTAIPFTNEENFQLKNLPNREFLLDKATLHSVYLGLVDIIYSFAYNCRINEGESNVEAAWTICKLSATLSWLEVYSGSVKEVVYCCIRRSLCYPLYRHWELSQLVLEDTRQIFHLDENCYNACYQFTRSSQRQNLTIF, from the exons ATGTTGACACCTTCCTTTGATACAGAACAAAACGATGAGTTTGTGATCATCACAATAAGATGTCCCTACATTAAA ATATCTGATGTTGATTTCCACATTTCTGGAAATGAATTCAAATTTCACTGCAATCCATACTTTCTAAG ACTCAATCTTCCTGGAGAAGTTGTGGAAAACTGTCATGCAAAGGCTAGCTATGACGTAAACACTG GAAGTATTGTTGTTCATCTGCCAAAGAAGAGCAGTGGAGAATTTTTTGAAGGGTTGGGACTATTAACAAAGTTGTTGTCCAGTAAAGGAGCTACCTGTAGCAGTAGTGTTGATACCAAGAAAACTAGCAGTACTGATGTCTCTAAACTGAACTACAAGCCTCTAATTGAAGTATTAGATG CAAGCTCAAGTGGTGATTCTAAAGGGGCTTGTGTTTGTgttgatgatgaagatgatgaattTGATTGGAGCATAGAACAAACTCTACCTGAAGAGGACACCACTGTTTCTTCTCTGCTTAACAATAAAGTCCATTATGGTTTTGCTAACCAATACTCAGGGGTACTCAGTAAACTACAG CAAGAGATGCCTAGTATTGTTGATGTACCTAGTGATCAACTGGAGGTTCATGAGAGAAGAATTGCTCGAATCACACATGAAGAATCATCTTTCAGTGAAGACCACTATAT AGCTGATTACATGGAAAATGAACAAATTAAAATGACATTGAAATACAAGCCAGAATGGGTGACACAATTGAAACAGTGGAAAGAACAA AATGATCTTATTCACAA TCATACTGAGCCGGACAATACTGCAA tcccatttacaaatgaagaaaattTTCAATTGAAGAATCTTCCTAATCGAGAGT TCTTGTTGGACAAAGCGACATTACATTCAGTTTATCTCGGTCTTGTGGACATCATCTATTCATTTGCCTACAACTGCAGAATAAATGAAGGAGAAAGCAAT GTTGAAGCTGCATGGACAATCTGTAAACTCAGTGCTACTTTGTCGTGGCTAGAG GTATATTCAGGGTCTGTGAAAGAAGTGGTGTACTGTTGTATAAGACGGAGTCTTTGCTATCCACTGTACCGACACTGGGAACTATCACAGCTTGTCTTAGAAGACACAAGACAAATATTTCACCTGG ACGAAAACTgttacaatgcttgttatcaatTCACCAGATCCTCTCAACGTCAGAACCTTACTATATTCTGA
- the LOC136238521 gene encoding protein SHQ1 homolog isoform X1, which translates to MLTPSFDTEQNDEFVIITIRCPYIKISDVDFHISGNEFKFHCNPYFLRLNLPGEVVENCHAKASYDVNTGSIVVHLPKKSSGEFFEGLGLLTKLLSSKGATCSSSVDTKKTSSTDVSKLNYKPLIEVLDASSSGDSKGACVCVDDEDDEFDWSIEQTLPEEDTTVSSLLNNKVHYGFANQYSGVLSKLQQEMPSIVDVPSDQLEVHERRIARITHEESSFSEDHYIADYMENEQIKMTLKYKPEWVTQLKQWKEQNDLIHNHTEPDNTAIPFTNEENFQLKNLPNREFLLDKATLHSVYLGLVDIIYSFAYNCRINEGESNVEAAWTICKLSATLSWLEVYSGSVKEVVYCCIRRSLCYPLYRHWELSQLVLEDTRQIFHLGRRKLLQCLLSIHQILSTSEPYYILNNLYITDYCVWVQHSSSQQIQKLTEALDKVTITKSEVGWELDELELAAKLVAQTL; encoded by the exons ATGTTGACACCTTCCTTTGATACAGAACAAAACGATGAGTTTGTGATCATCACAATAAGATGTCCCTACATTAAA ATATCTGATGTTGATTTCCACATTTCTGGAAATGAATTCAAATTTCACTGCAATCCATACTTTCTAAG ACTCAATCTTCCTGGAGAAGTTGTGGAAAACTGTCATGCAAAGGCTAGCTATGACGTAAACACTG GAAGTATTGTTGTTCATCTGCCAAAGAAGAGCAGTGGAGAATTTTTTGAAGGGTTGGGACTATTAACAAAGTTGTTGTCCAGTAAAGGAGCTACCTGTAGCAGTAGTGTTGATACCAAGAAAACTAGCAGTACTGATGTCTCTAAACTGAACTACAAGCCTCTAATTGAAGTATTAGATG CAAGCTCAAGTGGTGATTCTAAAGGGGCTTGTGTTTGTgttgatgatgaagatgatgaattTGATTGGAGCATAGAACAAACTCTACCTGAAGAGGACACCACTGTTTCTTCTCTGCTTAACAATAAAGTCCATTATGGTTTTGCTAACCAATACTCAGGGGTACTCAGTAAACTACAG CAAGAGATGCCTAGTATTGTTGATGTACCTAGTGATCAACTGGAGGTTCATGAGAGAAGAATTGCTCGAATCACACATGAAGAATCATCTTTCAGTGAAGACCACTATAT AGCTGATTACATGGAAAATGAACAAATTAAAATGACATTGAAATACAAGCCAGAATGGGTGACACAATTGAAACAGTGGAAAGAACAA AATGATCTTATTCACAA TCATACTGAGCCGGACAATACTGCAA tcccatttacaaatgaagaaaattTTCAATTGAAGAATCTTCCTAATCGAGAGT TCTTGTTGGACAAAGCGACATTACATTCAGTTTATCTCGGTCTTGTGGACATCATCTATTCATTTGCCTACAACTGCAGAATAAATGAAGGAGAAAGCAAT GTTGAAGCTGCATGGACAATCTGTAAACTCAGTGCTACTTTGTCGTGGCTAGAG GTATATTCAGGGTCTGTGAAAGAAGTGGTGTACTGTTGTATAAGACGGAGTCTTTGCTATCCACTGTACCGACACTGGGAACTATCACAGCTTGTCTTAGAAGACACAAGACAAATATTTCACCTGG GCAGACGAAAACTgttacaatgcttgttatcaatTCACCAGATCCTCTCAACGTCAGAACCTTACTATATTCTGAACAATCTTTACATTACTGACTATTGTGTTTGGGTACAACATTCaag CTCTCAGCAGATACAGAAACTTACTGAAGCACTTGATAAAGTGACTATTACAAAGTCAGAAGTTGGCTGGGAATTAGATGAACTAGAATTAGCAGCTAAACTGGTAGCACAGACATTATAG
- the LOC136238519 gene encoding long-chain-fatty-acid--CoA ligase ACSBG2-like: MSENEEISLESREEEKSSTDKPEEPAVASTELADSTKGKGDEDANEGTSQPDTKEEDEPTPKATAKQPRKLRCHDPTDTVDLAIGESGITTKKPVTISEFFKKTFDEMPDVKALCWKDNKDDPWQSITYADYKKLIYSVAKSFLKLGLEPYHAVGILGFNSVEWFASSIGAVFAGGLSTGIYTTNTPEACHYILENCKANVVVVENQKQLDKILAIRDKLPHLKAIVQYKGELSKDYPDTYTWAKFLELGKDTEDSVIDEIINKQQPNQCAILVYTSGTTGNPKGVMLSHDNVTWVTGALIDTIGIEKLETHGGERSISYLPLSHVAGAVADIYLPVPLGGTIYFAQPDALKGGLVATLKDVQPTFFFGVPRVWEKMKEKMEEVGRNITGFKAKVSAWGRGIGLKGNQNIQKGESLPWGWTVANYLVFKKIKEALGFSKCKHMIVGAAPIHRETLEFFMSMDMPILELYGMSECTGPHTLNVKNFKQWRTGSCGKCMSGVETKIDNPDEHGDGEILFSGRHVFMGYLGMEEKTKETIDDEGWLHSGDIGRLDKDNFLYITGRIKELIITAGGENVPPVYIEDCIKTEVPFLSNVMLIGDKRKFLTCLLTLKCVVDPDTGEATDSLQPQVIKMFEELGTNCTTVSQVIETEDKAVFKSIQDGIDRYNTQHIISTAQRVQKWTLLDTDFTIPGGELGPTLKLKRPVVVKKYAATIEAFYAD, encoded by the exons ATGAGTGAGAATGAAGAAATATCGTTAGAGTCGCGTGAGGAAGAAAAATCTTCAACGGACAAACCTGAAGAGCCAGCAGTGGCCTCGACTGAACTAGCTGACTCGACAAAAGGCAAAGGTGATGAAGACGCAAATGAAGGCACCAGCCAGCCTGATACGAAGGAAGAAGACGAGCCAACTCCTAAGGCAACTGCTAAGCAGCCAAGAAAGTTGCGCTGCCATGATCCCACTGATACCGTTGACCTTGCAATCGGAGAGTCTGGCATTACGACAAAGAAACCGGTCACAATTTCCGAATTCTTTAAGAAAACCTTTGACGAGATGCCTGATGTTAAAGCCTTGTGTTGGAAGGACAACAAGGATGATCCATGGCAGAGTATAACATATGCAGATTACAAGAAACTCATCTACAGTGTTGCCAAGTCTTTCCTTAAG CTTGGACTGGAACCTTACCATGCTGTTGGTATTCTGGGCTTCAACTCTGTGGAATGGTTTGCATCTAGTATAGGAGCAGTGTTTGCTGG GGGACTATCAACTGGTATATACACCACTAACACTCCAGAGGCCTGTCACTACATTTTGGAGAACTGCAAAGCTAATGTAGTAGTGGTGGAAAATCAGAAACAACTGGACAAAATTCTTGCG ATCCGTGACAAGCTCCCTCACTTGAAGGCCATAGTTCAGTACAAGGGAGAACTCAGCAAGGACTATCCTGATACCTACACT TGGGCAAAGTTTCTGGAGCTGGGCAAGGACACAGAAGATTCTGTGATTGACGAAATCATTAACAAACAACAGCCAAACCAGTGTGCTATCCTGGTTTACACT TCAGGAACTACTGGTAATCCCAAGGGAGTGATGTTAAGTCATGATAAT GTCACCTGGGTCACTGGAGCTCTTATAGATACTATTGGAATAGAGAAACTAGAGACTCATGGTGGAGAGAGATCCATCAGCTATCTGCCACTTTCCCATGTTGCTGGAGCG GTTGCTGATATTTATCTTCCTGTCCCTCTTGGTGGTACAATATATTTCGCACAACCAGACGCTCTGAAA GGCGGCCTTGTTGCTACTCTAAAAGATGTCCAGCCCACATTCTTCTTTGGAGTACCACG AGTATGGGAGAAGATGAAGGAAAAAATGGAGGAGGTTGGCCGGAACATTACTGGATTCAAGGCAAAGGTCTCAGCTTGGGGTAGAGGAATTGGCCTGAAAGGAAACCAGAACATACAGAAGGG GGAATCGCTTCCCTGGGGCTGGACTGTGGCTAATTACTTGGTATTCAAGAAGATCAAAGAAGCTCTGGGATTTTCCAAGTGCAAGCACATGATAGTTGGGGCTGCCCCAATACATCGTGAAACACTGGAATTTTTCATGAGCATGGATATGCCTATTCTGGAGCTGTACGGGATGAGTGAATGTACTGGACCACACACACTGAATGTTAAAAACTTCAAGCAATGGAGAACTGGGTCTTGTGGAAAGTGTATGAGTGGAGTTGAGACGAAGATTGATAATCCTGATGAGCATGGGGATGGAGAG ATATTGTTCAGTGGTAGACATGTCTTCATGGGCTACCTTGGTATGGAAGAGAAGACAAAGGAAACTATTGATGATGAAGGATGGCTACACTCTGGAGACATTGGCCGACTAGATAAA GACAACTTCTTGTACATCACTGGTCGTATCAAAG agCTGATCATAACAGCTGGTGGAGAGAATGTTCCTCCAGTGTACATTGAGGACTGTATCAAGACTGAAGTTCCCTTCCTGAGTAATGTGATGTTGATAGGAGATAAGAGGAAATTCCTGACATGTCTACTGACACTGAAG TGTGTTGTGGATCCTGATACTGGAGAAGCTACAGATTCCCTTCAACCACAAGTGATCAAAATGTTTGAGGAGTTGGGTACCAACTGTACAACAGTATCACAAGTGATAGAGACAGAGGACAAGGCAGTGTTCAAGTCTATCCAGGATGGTATTGATCGTTACAACACACAACATATCATCTCTACTGCTCAAAGG GTACAAAAGTGGACACTACTGGACACTGATTTCACTATTCCTGGAGGAGAGTTAG GTCCCACACTAAAGCTGAAGAGACCAGTGGTAGTGAAGAAATATGCAGCAACAATTGAAGCATTTTATGCTGACTAA
- the LOC136238526 gene encoding uncharacterized protein, with translation MAEDSANPPSYSELDESPYPSTISDRNETEDPPPYSPHRGAPPDYFSIITQIQDLRAENSNHFVFLRKAGLVLLNTVGSLALLFVLMAVPVTMLVIGIVFIDDCPYEPFIPIYLVLAGVLGMIKNISQIGERLLLPVIKRRTDEQRFKSGYRAWKIVNIIYTFVMFAWLIVGSYFIYSNYSKLNNSGDFRTDRCHEGFYKFAFGITTACYILATCLVCCVCCCGLCQVRDNQRGTPRQRLNNEVNHTDPPITSPELNPISNPIQNGHCPANEEITSPTDSVNSNHIVTNNNRTGNGITTVTSPSSHHTIETLV, from the exons ATGGCAGAAGATAGTGCTAATCCTCCGTCATACAGCGAACTAGACGAATCTCCTTACCCCTCAACTATCTCGGATCGTAATGAAACTGAGGATCCGCCTCCGTACTCCCCTCATCGCG GAGCACCGCCGGATTACTTCAGCATAATTACCCAGATACAAGACTTAAGAGCTGAGAATTCAAACCACTTTGTATTTTTAAGAAAGGCTGGCCTGGTTCTTCTCAATACAG TGGGAAGTCTTGCACTGTTATTCGTGTTAATGGCAGTTCCAGTGACAATGCTTGTCATTG GTATTGTTTTCATAGATGACTGTCCTTATGAACCATTTATACCTATCTACTTGGTTTTAGCTGGGGTTCTTGGTATGATCaaaaatatttcacagattgGTGAGAGATTGTTACTACCTGTGATAAAACGGCGGACAGATGAGCAACGTTTTAAGAGTGGATATCGTGCTTGGAAGATTGTCAACATTATATACACGTTTGTGATGTTTGCTTGGCTAATTGTGGGTAGCTATTTCATTTACAGTAATTACAGCAAGTTAAATAATTCAGGTGATTTTCGGACAGATCGATGCCATGAAGGATTCTATAAGTTTGCTTTTGGTATCACAACTGCTTGTTATATACTAGCAACTTGTTTGgtgtgttgtgtttgttgtTGTGGATTGTGCCAAGTACGTGACAACCAAAGGGGGACACCAAGACAGAGACTTAACAACGAAGTGAATCACACCGACCCACCAATTACAAGTCCAGAACTCAACCCTATTTCAAATCCAATTCAGAACGGCCACTGTCCAGCCAATGAAGAAATCACTTCACCAACAGACAGTGTAAATAGCAACCACATTGTAACAAACAATAATCGTACTGGTAATGGCATTACCACAGTGACTTCACCCTCTTCTCATCATACAATAGAAACACTGGTGTGA
- the LOC136238523 gene encoding tryptophan 2,3-dioxygenase-like isoform X2, protein MDFSRGLSKELSGEDKEEVHYSSYLQLDKVLNSQLLLSEKFLGKKAHDEHLFIVIHQAYELWFKQILFEIESVCEFLMENIVDEKKMLIMVSRLNRVIVILRLLVEQVGVLETMAPQDFIEFRDLLAPASGFQSLQFRILECRFGLTKDRRIQYGKHGFKAALNPDEIQTYEMEEKKPSVLELVRRWLERTPGLEENGFNFPEQYKKAVEKFLQAEKKQAGGDVDTEAELMKEWTKNKESFDSVIFEDLHNKLISSGDRNLSHKAMLGALMIFLYREEPRFHQPYQFLISLQEIDSLMTKWRYAHVMLVQRQIGNKMGTGGSSGYHYLRSTISDRYKVFVDLFNLASFLIPLEFRPPLTDDLERKLSIHLSGSAMRDVEEMRKRFEELKQIGEKARSSTEREIPEEIIGTSV, encoded by the exons ATGGATTTTTCACGGGGCCTTTCTAAAGA GTTATCAGGTGAAGACAAAGAGGAAGTACATTACTCCAGCTACCTACAG CTGGATAAAGTGTTGAATAGCCAGCTGTTGCTAAGTGAGAAATTTCTTGGCAAGAAGGCTCACGATGAACACTTATTCATTGTCATACATCAAG CTTATGAACTGTGGTTTAAGCAGATACTGTTCGAAATAGAATCAGTCTGTGAATTTCTGATGGAAAAT ATCGTGGATGAAAAGAAGATGCTTATCATGGTGTCAAGACTAAATCGTGTCATAGTGATTTTAAGG TTGTTAGTAGAGCAAGTTGGAGTACTGGAAACAATGGCACCTCAAGACTTTATAGAATTCAG AGATTTGTTGGCACCAGCCTCTGGATTTCAGAGCTTGCAGTTCAGAATACTGGAATGTCGATTTGGCTTGACAAAG GACCGTCGTATTCAGTATGGAAAGCATGGATTTAA GGCTGCTTTAAATCCTGATGAAATACAGACTTATGAGATGGAAGAGAAAAAGCCCTCAGTGTTAGAGCTGGTACGACGATGGTTAGAAAGAACACCTGGTCTAGAAGAAAATGGGTTTAACTTTCCTGAACAGTACAAAAAAGCAGTTGAAAAATTCTTACAGGCAGAGAAG AAACAAGCTGGTGGGGATGTTGATACTGAAGCAGAACTGATGAAAGAATGGACAAAGAACAAG GAAAGCTTTGACAGTGTGATTTTTGAAGACCTCCACAACAAGCTGATATCAAGTG GTGACAGAAATTTATCACACAAGGCCATGCTCGGTGCACTCATGATATTTCTTTACCG AGAGGAGCCTCGTTTCCACCAGCCCTACCAGTTTCTGATATCCCTACAGGAGATTGACTCCCTCATGACTAAGTGGAGAT ATGCACACGTGATGTTGGTGCAGCGTCAAATTGGAAACAAGATGGGAACAGGAGGTTCATCAGGATACCACTACCTTCGTTCTACAATAAG TGATCGATATAAGGTGTTTGTGGATCTCTTCAATTTGGCAAGTTTTCTCATCCCCCTTGAATTCCGACCACCACTTACCGACGATCTTGAGCGTAAACTAAGCATCCATCTGTCTGGGAGTGCCATGAGAGATGTTGAAGAAATGAGGAAAAGATTTGAAGAGCTCAAACAGATTGGAGAAAAAGCAAGGTCAAGCACAGAACGAGAAATCCCTGAAGAAATCATTGGAACATCAGTGTAA
- the LOC136238529 gene encoding histone H4 yields the protein MSGRGKGGKGLGKGGAKRHRKILRDNIQGITKPAIRRLARRGGVKRISGLIYEETRGVLKVFLENVIRDAVTYTEHAKRKTVTAMDVVYALKRQGRTLYGFGG from the coding sequence ATGTCTGGAAGAGGCAAAGGAGGAAAAGGACTCGGAAAGGGAGGCGCCAAGCGTCACAGGAAGATTCTCAGGGACAACATCCAGGGAATCACCAAGCCAGCTATCAGGCGTCTGGCCCGCCGTGGTGGTGTCAAGCGTATCAGCGGCTTGATCTACGAGGAGACCCGTGGAGTCCTGAAGGTGTTCTTGGAGAACGTCATCCGTGATGCTGTCACCTACACTGAGCACGCCAAGAGAAAGACCGTCACCGCCATGGATGTTGTCTACGCTCTGAAGCGTCAAGGCCGTACTCTTTACGGATTTGGTGGTTAG
- the LOC136238522 gene encoding uncharacterized protein gives MSSWTIEKSGLNRDHRFKGFHKSNFSEPTRVKPDANRHNYRHGLVQHFVEPGIEAKGEGNQLAYGSDTKYSYEIQKRASFSEELEKKKKQQREFEDFIETHKRQKASREATIAEQKRKDLEMLQKYQPWGQPSGGAPRVDNDGERHTRRHRIEWESTSQTEKNFDEDYNQTLPLGKPGGGAPRRTNSGKLQTSIASDPTIRFQRNFKKDVDHVLRYKSPEKAQEYAQSLEQQVLEQYPKERHPFPYQDNDYHPYGKPGGGAPLRGHNGGNGFVAATKNQFEGSDEDTDEKRQKALRYARRLEQQRIEAMTRKTKEADELKQPTSYYPWERSHPRRDSSGNVARHRQTLRSKMAVEFDDESTKTTPKARLPRTFGIHGDGTVLDSSTVTHAEEEMFDPWGRPGGGAPITNENGKVVTASQQHFNGKKEQQTGK, from the exons ATGTCTTCGTGGACGATAGAGAAATCTGGCCTCAATCGGGACCACCGCTTTAAGGGTTTCCATAAAAGCAACTTCTCCGAGCCCACGCGTGTCAAACCAGATGCGAATCGCCACAACTATCGCCACGGCTTGGTGCAACACTTTGTTGAGCCAGGTATAGAGGCGAAGGGTGAAGGGAATCAACTCGCTTACGGCTCTGACACAAAGTACTCTTATGAGATACAAAAGAGAGCGTCATTCAG TGAAGAATTGGAGAAGAAAAAGAAACAACAAAGAGAATTTGAAGACTTTATCGAAACTCACAAACGGCAGAAAGCGTCCAGGGAAGCTACCATAGCTGAACAGAAAAGAAAG GACCTAGAAATGTTACAGAAGTACCAGCCATGGGGACAGCCCTCTGGTGGTGCACCTAGA GTTGATAATGATGGGGAGAGACACACAAGAAGACACAGAATAGAATGGGAATCAACTTCACAAACGGAGAAGAATTTTGATGAAGATTACAACCAAACATTA CCTTTAGGTAAGCCGGGAGGTGGTGCACCCAGGAGAACAAACTCTGGAAAATTGCAAACTTCAATTGCTTCTGATCCGACCATAAGATTCCAACGTAACTTCAAGAAAGATGTTGATCATGTTCTG AGATACAAAAGTCCTGAAAAAGCTCAAGAATATGCACAGTCTTTGG AGCAACAGGTGCTTGAACAGTATCCAAAAGAAAGACATCCATTTCCATACCAA GATAATGATTATCACCCTTATGGCAAGCCTGGAGGTGGTGCTCCACTACGAGGCCATAATGGAGGAAATGGATTTGTAgcagcaacaaagaaccaatTTGAAGGCAGTGATGAAGATACAGATGAGAAGAGACAGAAGGCATTAAGATATGCTCGCAGACTTG AGCAACAAAGAATTGAAGCGATGACCAGGAAAACAAAGGAAGCAGATGAATTG AAACAACCAACATCATATTATCCATGGGAGAGATCCCACCCTAGGAGAGATAGCAGTGGAAATGTGGCTAGACATCGGCAAACATTACGATCCAAGATGGCTGTCGAGTTTGATGACGAATCAACCAAAACAACCCCCAAAGCACGTCTCCCCAGAACATTTGGTATCCATGGAG ATGGAACAGTTTTGGACTCTTCAACAGTGACACATGCAGAGGAAGAAATGTTTGATCCATGGGGTAGACCAGGTGGTGGTGCCCCGATCACTAATGAAAATGGTAAAGTTGTTACAGCCTCACAACAGCACTTCAACGGTAAAAAAGAA CAACAAACTGGTAAGTGA
- the LOC136238528 gene encoding actin maturation protease-like, with protein MIPVPPPINAAQVQPPSRPVKRTSVTGVDNRLPYLLTAINNSPDTHFIVCLHDSEPVMQDGPMCGLVAISMACSLLHGKVLESASPNELLLKAQQQGYSKQGEMFSAEQLLSLSEEQLQCSGVLLTFDNIKSIISSTITGSSLLFPYDADKDHSPCQLNGHKAHWAVTVGCVMLLSKKDIDYFIPFCDNKGEYYLLDRTKIIPQLVTRYTESVTEANTWLLCRHGKSRHLGMWSLSNIRQSNANLKEPGPSRIVDDCIIPAGGLVEGLCGKAVLLQKKYTTEMK; from the coding sequence ATGATTCCAGTTCCTCCACCTATTAATGCTGCTCAAGTACAACCTCCTTCACGACCAGTTAAACGAACTAGTGTTACAGGAGTTGATAACAGACTTCCTTACCTTCTTACAGCGATAAATAATTCTCCTGACACACATTTCATAGTTTGTCTACACGACTCAGAGCCAGTGATGCAAGACGGTCCAATGTGTGGCCTGGTAGCTATTAGCATGGCGTGTAGTCTCCTTCATGGTAAAGTTCTAGAGTCAGCCAGTCCAAATGAGTTACTATTAAAAGCCCAACAACAGGGCTACTCCAAACAAGGTGAAATGTTTTCAGCAGAGCAATTACTAAGTCTCTCAGAGGAACAGCTGCAATGCTCTGGAGTGTTGCTAACATTTGACAACATTAAGAGCATCATATCTTCGACTATAACAGGGTCATCTCTATTGTTTCCTTACGATGCTGACAAAGATCATTCCCCTTGTCAACTAAATGGGCATAAAGCTCACTGGGCTGTGACAGTTGGCTGTGTGATGTTATTGAGTAAGAAAGACATTGACTACTTCATCCCATTTTGTGACAACAAAGGGGAGTACTATTTGTTAGACAGGACAAAAATTATACCGCAGCTTGTCACTAGATACACAGAATCTGTGACAGAGGCTAATACCTGGTTGCTGTGTCGGCATGGGAAGAGTCGTCATTTAGGAATGTGGTCACTGAGCAACATTAGACAAAGTAATGCCAACTTGAAGGAACCTGGACCATCACGCATCGTGGACGACTGCATAATTCCTGCTGGAGGATTAGTAGAAGGATTATGTGGCAAAGCTGTGTTATTACAGAAGAAATATACAACAGAAATGAAATGA
- the LOC136238523 gene encoding tryptophan 2,3-dioxygenase-like isoform X1 has translation MDFSRGLSKELSGEDKEEVHYSSYLQLDKVLNSQLLLSEKFLGKKAHDEHLFIVIHQAYELWFKQILFEIESVCEFLMENIVDEKKMLIMVSRLNRVIVILRLLVEQVGVLETMAPQDFIEFRDLLAPASGFQSLQFRILECRFGLTKDRRIQYGKHGFKAALNPDEIQTYEMEEKKPSVLELVRRWLERTPGLEENGFNFPEQYKKAVEKFLQAEKVSIQKQAGGDVDTEAELMKEWTKNKESFDSVIFEDLHNKLISSGDRNLSHKAMLGALMIFLYREEPRFHQPYQFLISLQEIDSLMTKWRYAHVMLVQRQIGNKMGTGGSSGYHYLRSTISDRYKVFVDLFNLASFLIPLEFRPPLTDDLERKLSIHLSGSAMRDVEEMRKRFEELKQIGEKARSSTEREIPEEIIGTSV, from the exons ATGGATTTTTCACGGGGCCTTTCTAAAGA GTTATCAGGTGAAGACAAAGAGGAAGTACATTACTCCAGCTACCTACAG CTGGATAAAGTGTTGAATAGCCAGCTGTTGCTAAGTGAGAAATTTCTTGGCAAGAAGGCTCACGATGAACACTTATTCATTGTCATACATCAAG CTTATGAACTGTGGTTTAAGCAGATACTGTTCGAAATAGAATCAGTCTGTGAATTTCTGATGGAAAAT ATCGTGGATGAAAAGAAGATGCTTATCATGGTGTCAAGACTAAATCGTGTCATAGTGATTTTAAGG TTGTTAGTAGAGCAAGTTGGAGTACTGGAAACAATGGCACCTCAAGACTTTATAGAATTCAG AGATTTGTTGGCACCAGCCTCTGGATTTCAGAGCTTGCAGTTCAGAATACTGGAATGTCGATTTGGCTTGACAAAG GACCGTCGTATTCAGTATGGAAAGCATGGATTTAA GGCTGCTTTAAATCCTGATGAAATACAGACTTATGAGATGGAAGAGAAAAAGCCCTCAGTGTTAGAGCTGGTACGACGATGGTTAGAAAGAACACCTGGTCTAGAAGAAAATGGGTTTAACTTTCCTGAACAGTACAAAAAAGCAGTTGAAAAATTCTTACAGGCAGAGAAGGTTTCAATCCAG AAACAAGCTGGTGGGGATGTTGATACTGAAGCAGAACTGATGAAAGAATGGACAAAGAACAAG GAAAGCTTTGACAGTGTGATTTTTGAAGACCTCCACAACAAGCTGATATCAAGTG GTGACAGAAATTTATCACACAAGGCCATGCTCGGTGCACTCATGATATTTCTTTACCG AGAGGAGCCTCGTTTCCACCAGCCCTACCAGTTTCTGATATCCCTACAGGAGATTGACTCCCTCATGACTAAGTGGAGAT ATGCACACGTGATGTTGGTGCAGCGTCAAATTGGAAACAAGATGGGAACAGGAGGTTCATCAGGATACCACTACCTTCGTTCTACAATAAG TGATCGATATAAGGTGTTTGTGGATCTCTTCAATTTGGCAAGTTTTCTCATCCCCCTTGAATTCCGACCACCACTTACCGACGATCTTGAGCGTAAACTAAGCATCCATCTGTCTGGGAGTGCCATGAGAGATGTTGAAGAAATGAGGAAAAGATTTGAAGAGCTCAAACAGATTGGAGAAAAAGCAAGGTCAAGCACAGAACGAGAAATCCCTGAAGAAATCATTGGAACATCAGTGTAA